The Canis lupus baileyi chromosome 29, mCanLup2.hap1, whole genome shotgun sequence genomic interval GTGTGATGCTGCTGCCGTGCTTCATGACAGCTGACACGAGTAGTCCATTTACTGCCTGGCTCAGTACCACAAGCGCTGCCTATCCTGAGAAACCCTCCAGGAGGCCTGGGCCAGGGCCGCCACCTGCATGCAGACCTAGATTTAGGAGCATACCAAGTGTAGAGGAAGAGGTTCTGAAGTGCTAGGGGCAGCCACTGTCGCTTCATGAGCAGTTCTGTGTACACGGACGAGAGGCCTGAGATGAGGCAGTACAGGATGAGAAGCAGCAGTCCAGTGGAGTGATATGCAGGGGCATGGGGCCAGCAGCAACTGCTAATGCATAACAAGCCCCTGCCACCATCAGCAGCAGTGGTGCTAAGCCCTGACGTGCAGAGAGGCGGTGCCGGAGACAGAGGCAGTAGAACAGGGCCATGCTTCCAATCTTGAGATTGCTCAGCACCTGGTAGGTGCTGGGGTCCATATAATGTTGAAGATAGATCACTAGGTTGTTGTTAGCTCCATAGAGTAGGGCTGATAGTGCAAATGGGGCAGCCTGGCACCATGGTGGGGCCTCCTGGGGCCATGCCTGCCAGCCCACCAAGAGGGAGAAGGCGCACAACAGTAGCTTGGTCAACTCGGTCAGCCAAGGAGGGCCGGAAAGGCACTTTGCCATTCACATGGCACAGTGCCAGCAGTGGGGCATGGGCACCATACATGGCAGTGGATAAGAGTAGCATCAGGGTACAGCGGGCCTGCCTGGGATGACCCAGGCCTGGCATACCCCCATCCTCTACACTCATGCCCAAACCAGACCCTGGGCGGCCTGTGTAGCTAGCAAGGGGGCAGTGGGAATTGTATCAAGTTTGGGGAAAATCAGTATGGAGCCAGCTCCCCGGAGGGAGGAGCTGTGGTACATTGCTAAAGAGTATACTGAGAATCAGAGTCAGCAGCAAACTCCACAGTCAGGGATGGAAAAGAAAGGGGCTGGTGGCTCTAGAAGCCACAGTTTTGGGGTCAGTCCCATGGGGTTAAGGAAGGGCATCCAAACTGCTGGCTGATAAGCCACTGTTTACCCTCTGTAGGAAGGAAAGCAAGGATGTGGGGAAGTTGGAGGTAGCAAAAGGGTGATAGGTTGGGAAGCAAATACGGTGTCTGTGGTTGAAAGGCCTCTACCTGCGGCCAGAGGTGTTCATCCTTTCTCCCCCATGGGATCCAGAGCTAGTCAGGCCCCTTTCGCAATGACCGAAGATAGTCCCTCAATGTCttctccacactgggcatggcaTATGCCTGAGCCGCGTAGATGCCAGTGAAGGTACCCACAGCAAAGCCCAATACTGCTGATGCCCTCAGTTTGGCCACCACATAGCCGGCTAAGAAGTCCTTGAGGAATGGGGAAGACAAGAGCAAGCCATCCTGGCTCATACCACTGCTGACTTCTTCTCTCACACGCTGCTGCAGGCATTCCAGATGGTTCTTGAGAAATGCCAGGTCCTTAAGCTTGGGTGGAGAATCCTTGTCATCTGCCATCTTCCCCGGCTAacttgttctgatttttttcttctatctgtaTCATGGATCTTGTGTGCTGGATGTGGGGAGTCATAATGTTAAAAAGGAATCTCTTGGTTCTTACATGTGTAAGCTTCCATCATTTCCATGATGGGAAAGTTCTGGAAGTGAGTTTAGGGCTTTATAAGGAGGGCTCAGGTTGATATATTTTGGGTAGTAGAGTCTTCATGACTCAGTTTAGGCAGAATAGGCTTATTTACCCCCATGTAATAGATTAGGACACTGgtgctcagaaaggttaaatgattTACCTACAGTTTTGATCTGGTGGGACAAAACTGGACTGGattgctaatcttttttttaaattattatttcttgtgtATTTGCcattgcacatgcacacatgatCCATTGACTCCTTCCAACACAAGTCAGGCACTTTCCTATCCTGTTATTTCTCATACATGCCCCATACTTTGGCCTGATCTTCCACATACACGTGTCCTCTCTTATTGCCTTTTCATTGTGAGAAGTGACTTTGCTTCGATCTTTGCCTTCAGTCTTTGCCTCTGCTCCAAGATGTAGGCACTTTGAGGAAGCTCTGTGGCCAGTTCCTTGTCCCATCGGATACTTTGCACCTTATCCTCTAGGATAGCATAGTCCTTCTAAACATAGGTTTTTAGAAAAATTGCCTTGGTGATGGAATCATTGTCTTAAGGTAGGCTACTTCCTAATATCCATAGGGTTGTCCTGTCAGTGATGAGAAGTCATGGTGCCAGGGGACAGTtgcttctaaattatttttacagaGGGTCTCTCCTCTCCTCATCCTGTTGGTAACCAGTCATAAGAATTGTTACCCCAATTTGTGTACAAACAACTACACATTAAGGTTGGGAGATGTGGATTCTTTGAGTGCTGCCCTCTGGAACTGTGAAAATAACTTGGGGTAAGGTGTCTGTAGAAAATGGAGGACTTATATCAAGGACACTGATATATTGTTGCTCTTTAATGCCATTTAGCATCTTGTGTGGCTTGTCTTGTTTGGCAGGACACTGAATCTCAGTTTTTTCTCAGTCACAGTGGATTTGCCAGTGGAACCCATGACTGTCACCAAAGGCTGAAGgtcttgcatatatatattttaggttgTCCCCTTAAGTTATC includes:
- the LOC140620607 gene encoding SLC35A4 upstream open reading frame protein-like, yielding MADDKDSPPKLKDLAFLKNHLECLQQRVREEVSSGMSQDGLLLSSPFLKDFLAGYVVAKLRASAVLGFAVGTFTGIYAAQAYAMPSVEKTLRDYLRSLRKGPD